Proteins encoded within one genomic window of Streptomyces sp. NBC_01314:
- a CDS encoding DUF5719 family protein, protein MNRTTLSLIAGTTALAAVTGFAVLSAPDASGGTTAKAPAQLPVQRTSLLCPQPSTSDLAETAYTSFTPVTEATGGKGSAELVAAGGESTDSDQGDKGTKGDKAKAVKPVVEVKEPGKPVTGSTDGGDAPALIGTAEGKFAPGWTVQETTEVAAGTGRGLLGVNCGAPDTEFWFPGASTAAGRTDYVHLVNPDDSAAVVDIELYGKDGALKSTVGDGITVKPRAAEPVLLSTLATAKEADLTVHVSVRSGRVAASVQALDDKLGGDWLAAAADPAGSLVLPGIPKDATSVTLVAFTPGETDADLKLRLASPNGPITPAGNETLHVKAGMTASADLGDITRGEEGSLFLTPTDRSVPVVAALRVVRGKGDNQETAFIPATRPVGARATVADNRAKGTTLALTAPTGAAKVKVTASAGSSTGEATTKTFTIKAGTTRNIDMPAPNGLKGTYALTVEPISGGPVYASRILESKLDTVPAFTIQTLPDDRGTVAVPEAEQDLSILQK, encoded by the coding sequence GTGAACCGCACGACCCTGTCCTTGATCGCCGGCACGACCGCTCTCGCCGCCGTCACCGGCTTCGCCGTGCTCAGCGCCCCCGACGCCTCCGGCGGCACCACCGCGAAGGCGCCCGCGCAGCTGCCCGTGCAGCGCACGAGTCTGCTCTGCCCCCAGCCGAGCACCTCGGACCTCGCGGAGACCGCGTACACCTCCTTCACCCCCGTCACCGAGGCCACCGGCGGCAAGGGCAGCGCCGAACTCGTCGCGGCGGGCGGGGAGTCCACGGACTCCGACCAGGGTGACAAGGGCACAAAGGGTGACAAGGCCAAGGCCGTCAAGCCGGTCGTCGAGGTCAAGGAGCCCGGCAAGCCCGTCACCGGCAGCACGGACGGCGGTGATGCGCCCGCCCTGATCGGCACGGCCGAGGGGAAGTTCGCGCCCGGCTGGACGGTCCAGGAGACCACCGAGGTCGCCGCCGGCACCGGCCGCGGCCTGCTCGGCGTCAACTGCGGCGCCCCGGACACGGAGTTCTGGTTCCCGGGCGCCAGTACGGCCGCGGGCCGCACCGACTACGTCCACCTCGTCAACCCGGACGACTCGGCGGCCGTCGTCGACATCGAGCTCTACGGCAAGGACGGCGCCCTGAAGTCGACGGTGGGCGACGGCATCACGGTCAAGCCCCGCGCCGCCGAGCCGGTCCTGCTGTCGACGCTCGCCACGGCGAAGGAGGCCGACCTCACGGTCCACGTCAGCGTCCGCAGCGGCCGGGTCGCCGCCTCGGTCCAGGCCCTCGACGACAAGCTGGGCGGCGACTGGCTCGCCGCCGCGGCCGACCCGGCCGGCAGCCTGGTCCTCCCCGGCATCCCCAAGGACGCCACCTCCGTGACCCTCGTCGCCTTCACCCCCGGCGAGACCGACGCCGACCTGAAGCTCCGCCTCGCCTCACCCAACGGCCCGATCACCCCGGCCGGCAACGAGACGCTGCACGTCAAGGCAGGCATGACCGCCTCCGCCGACCTGGGCGACATCACCCGCGGCGAAGAGGGCTCCCTGTTCCTGACCCCCACCGATCGGTCGGTCCCGGTGGTGGCCGCCCTCCGTGTCGTCCGCGGCAAGGGCGACAACCAGGAGACGGCCTTCATCCCGGCGACCCGTCCGGTCGGCGCACGCGCCACGGTCGCCGACAACCGCGCCAAGGGCACGACCCTCGCGCTCACCGCCCCCACCGGCGCGGCCAAAGTGAAGGTCACCGCGTCCGCCGGCAGTAGCACCGGCGAGGCCACGACGAAGACCTTCACGATCAAGGCCGGCACCACCCGGAACATCGACATGCCCGCCCCCAACGGCCTCAAGGGCACCTACGCCCTCACCGTGGAACCCATTTCCGGGGGCCCCGTCTACGCCTCCCGCATCCTGGAATCCAAGCTCGACACCGTCCCCGCCTTCACGATCCAAACCCTCCCGGACGACCGCGGCACGGTGGCCGTTCCGGAGGCGGAACAGGACCTCTCGATCCTGCAGAAGTAG
- a CDS encoding coenzyme F420-0:L-glutamate ligase — MTAAGPASGGGPGPGYRVWALTGIPEVREGDDLAKLISAAGPGLVDGDVLLVTSKIVSKAEGRIVEAVDREAAIDAETVRVVARRGALRIVENRQGLVMAAAGVDASNTPSGTVLLLPEDPDASARAIRNGIRDTLGVEVGVVVTDTFGRPWRSGLTDVAIGAAGVRVLDDLRGGTDAHGNPLSATVVATADELAGAGDLVKGKAAGLPVAVVRGLGHVVAADDGEGTEALVRGARDDMFRLGTSEAVRLAVTQRRTVRAFTDEPVDPGAVRRAVAAAVTAPAPHHTTPWRFVLLESEESRVRLLDAMRDAWIADLRRDGKSEESIAKRVRRGDVLRAAPYLVVPCLVMDGAHSYGDARRDAAEREMFVVAAGAGVQNFLVALAGERLGSAWVSSTMFCRDVVRGVLGLPEGWDPMGAVAVGHASGAPPARGERDAGAFIEVR; from the coding sequence CTGACCGCCGCAGGCCCCGCTTCGGGCGGCGGGCCCGGCCCCGGGTACCGGGTCTGGGCCCTGACCGGCATCCCCGAGGTGCGGGAGGGGGACGACCTCGCCAAGCTGATCTCCGCGGCCGGGCCGGGGCTGGTCGACGGGGACGTGTTGCTCGTCACCTCGAAGATCGTGTCCAAGGCGGAGGGGCGAATCGTCGAGGCGGTCGACCGGGAGGCCGCGATCGACGCCGAGACCGTACGGGTGGTGGCCCGGCGCGGGGCGTTGCGGATCGTGGAGAACCGGCAGGGGCTCGTCATGGCCGCCGCCGGGGTCGACGCCTCCAACACACCCTCCGGGACCGTGCTGTTGCTGCCCGAGGACCCCGACGCCTCCGCGCGGGCGATCCGAAACGGCATCAGGGACACGCTCGGCGTCGAGGTCGGGGTCGTCGTCACCGACACGTTCGGGCGACCCTGGCGCAGCGGGCTGACGGACGTCGCCATCGGAGCGGCCGGCGTGCGCGTCCTCGACGACCTGCGGGGCGGCACCGACGCGCACGGCAATCCGCTCAGCGCGACGGTCGTCGCCACCGCCGACGAGCTGGCCGGCGCCGGCGACCTGGTGAAGGGCAAGGCCGCCGGGCTGCCCGTCGCCGTCGTACGCGGGCTGGGGCATGTCGTGGCCGCGGACGACGGCGAGGGGACCGAGGCCCTGGTCCGGGGGGCGCGGGACGACATGTTCCGGCTCGGCACCTCCGAGGCCGTACGGCTGGCGGTGACCCAGCGGCGTACGGTCCGGGCGTTCACGGACGAGCCGGTCGACCCCGGGGCGGTGCGGCGGGCCGTGGCCGCCGCCGTGACCGCGCCGGCGCCTCATCACACGACGCCGTGGCGGTTCGTGCTGCTGGAGTCGGAGGAGTCGCGGGTGCGGCTGCTCGACGCCATGAGGGACGCGTGGATCGCGGACCTGCGGCGGGACGGCAAGAGCGAGGAGTCCATCGCGAAGCGGGTGCGGCGCGGGGACGTGCTGCGTGCCGCGCCGTATCTGGTGGTGCCGTGTCTGGTGATGGACGGGGCGCACTCCTACGGGGACGCGCGGCGGGACGCGGCCGAGCGGGAGATGTTCGTGGTCGCGGCCGGGGCCGGCGTGCAGAACTTCCTCGTCGCGCTGGCCGGGGAGCGGCTGGGGTCGGCGTGGGTGTCCTCGACGATGTTCTGCCGGGATGTCGTGCGGGGGGTGCTGGGGCTGCCGGAGGGGTGGGATCCGATGGGGGCGGTCGCTGTGGGGCACGCCTCGGGTGCGCCTCCGGCGCGGGGTGAGCGGGATGCGGGGGCGTTCATCGAGGTGCGGTGA
- a CDS encoding DNA-3-methyladenine glycosylase encodes MAGRFPQRPTRTTVRGGDVVVPGGVPRQAAAAGKRRSWVPEGALDLGLVLGPLRRGPWDPTFRAMTDGSVWRASRTPVGAGTLRIAMRGGAVEAEAWGPGGEWLLDGVPSLLGAADEPDVFVPRHRVVAMAWRRRPGLRLTRTGLVLESLIPSVLEQKVTTDEAYRAWRLLVRKFGEAAPGPVPPGMFVMPTAREWALIPSWEWHRAGVDDKRASTILRAVRVAGRLEEAVRMPPVDARARLELVAGIGPWTSAETVQRSHGAPDAVTVGDLHLPGIVGFALAGDRDADDSVMLALLEPYAGQRHRAARLILLSGRVPARRAPRMPRGDIGRL; translated from the coding sequence GTGGCCGGACGTTTCCCTCAGCGACCCACTCGTACGACTGTGCGGGGTGGGGATGTCGTCGTGCCCGGTGGGGTGCCTCGGCAGGCCGCGGCGGCGGGGAAGCGGCGGAGTTGGGTGCCGGAGGGTGCGCTCGATCTGGGGTTGGTGCTGGGGCCGCTTCGGCGGGGGCCTTGGGATCCGACCTTCCGGGCGATGACGGACGGGTCCGTGTGGCGGGCCAGTCGTACGCCGGTGGGGGCCGGGACTCTGCGGATCGCGATGCGGGGTGGGGCCGTCGAGGCGGAGGCGTGGGGGCCCGGGGGTGAGTGGCTGCTCGACGGGGTGCCTTCGCTGCTCGGGGCTGCGGACGAGCCGGATGTCTTCGTACCTCGGCACCGGGTCGTGGCGATGGCCTGGCGGCGGCGGCCGGGGTTGCGGCTGACCCGGACCGGGCTGGTGCTGGAGTCGTTGATCCCGTCGGTGCTGGAGCAGAAGGTCACGACGGACGAGGCGTACCGGGCGTGGCGGTTGCTCGTACGGAAGTTCGGGGAGGCGGCGCCGGGGCCCGTTCCGCCGGGGATGTTCGTGATGCCCACGGCTCGGGAGTGGGCGTTGATCCCCTCCTGGGAGTGGCATCGGGCCGGGGTCGACGACAAGCGGGCGTCGACGATTCTGCGGGCGGTTCGGGTGGCGGGGCGGCTGGAGGAGGCCGTGCGGATGCCGCCGGTGGATGCGCGGGCGCGGTTGGAGCTGGTGGCGGGGATCGGGCCGTGGACGTCGGCGGAGACCGTGCAGCGGAGTCATGGGGCGCCGGATGCGGTGACCGTGGGGGATCTGCATCTGCCGGGGATCGTGGGGTTCGCGTTGGCGGGGGATCGGGATGCGGACGACTCGGTGATGTTGGCGTTGTTGGAGCCGTATGCGGGGCAGCGGCATCGGGCGGCTCGGTTGATCCTGTTGTCGGGGAGGGTGCCGGCTCGGCGGGCGCCGCGGATGCCTCGCGGGGATATCGGGCGGTTGTAG
- a CDS encoding DUF3499 domain-containing protein, whose product MESRRGPLKSAVPSNIVSPVRRCSRTACGRPAVATLTYVYADSTAVLGPLATYAEPHCYDLCAEHSERLTAPRGWEVVRLLDASAPARPSGDDLEALANAVREAARPRQRAAEAGGGARTADPMEVARRGHLRVLRSPDN is encoded by the coding sequence GTGGAGAGTCGTCGCGGCCCGCTCAAGAGTGCGGTACCGTCCAACATCGTGAGCCCTGTACGTCGCTGTTCGCGCACCGCTTGCGGCCGCCCCGCCGTCGCGACGCTGACGTACGTCTACGCCGACTCGACCGCGGTCCTCGGCCCCCTCGCCACCTACGCCGAACCCCACTGTTACGACCTGTGCGCCGAGCACTCCGAGCGCCTCACCGCGCCGCGCGGCTGGGAGGTCGTACGGCTGTTGGACGCCTCGGCCCCCGCGCGCCCCAGTGGTGACGACCTGGAAGCGCTCGCCAACGCCGTGCGTGAGGCGGCCCGTCCGCGGCAGCGCGCCGCGGAGGCCGGTGGCGGCGCGCGTACGGCGGACCCGATGGAGGTCGCTCGCCGCGGCCACCTCCGGGTGCTCCGCTCACCCGACAACTGA
- a CDS encoding cysteine dioxygenase family protein codes for MNSDSDLQIAGDLLEVPHLLQAPRQHPVTVAEFAGLARSLADDRSRWEHLVEYDATTRWYHRLLTGPGYEVWLLSWVPGQGTGLHDHGGSSGVLTVLDGTLTERTDRGTRVLGAGAQRVFAPGYAHEVVNDTLEPAISLHVYYPGLTDMPMHAKACAAGAATVTA; via the coding sequence ATGAACAGCGACAGCGACCTCCAGATCGCCGGCGACCTTCTCGAAGTACCGCACCTCCTCCAGGCGCCGCGCCAACACCCGGTCACCGTGGCCGAGTTCGCCGGACTGGCCCGTTCCCTCGCCGACGACCGCTCCCGGTGGGAGCACCTCGTCGAGTACGACGCGACCACGCGCTGGTACCACCGGCTGCTGACCGGTCCCGGGTACGAGGTGTGGCTGCTGTCGTGGGTGCCGGGTCAGGGCACCGGGCTGCACGACCACGGGGGCTCCTCCGGCGTACTGACGGTGCTCGACGGCACGCTGACCGAGCGCACCGACCGGGGCACGCGCGTGCTCGGCGCGGGCGCGCAGCGCGTCTTCGCGCCGGGTTACGCCCACGAGGTCGTCAACGACACGCTGGAACCGGCCATCAGTCTGCACGTCTACTACCCGGGTCTGACGGACATGCCGATGCACGCGAAGGCCTGCGCGGCGGGGGCGGCGACCGTCACGGCCTGA
- the cofD gene encoding 2-phospho-L-lactate transferase, with amino-acid sequence MRIVVLAGGIGGARFLRGLKLAVPDADITVVGNTGDDIHLFGLKVCPDLDTVMYTLGDGINEEQGWGRADETFHLKEELAAYGVGPEWFGLGDRDFATHIVRTQMISAGFPLSAVTEALCDRWKPGVRLIPMTDDRVETHVAVEQDGERRAIHFQEYWVRLRASVPAEAIVPVGAEQSKPAPGVLEAIAEADVILFPPSNPVVSVGTILAVPGIREAIAEAGVPVVGLSPIVGDAPVRGMADKVLAAVGVESTAAAVAEHYGSGLLDGWLVDTVDAGVVERVETAGIRCRAVPLMMTDLDATATMAREALALAEEVRGA; translated from the coding sequence ATGCGCATTGTGGTTCTGGCAGGCGGCATCGGTGGTGCCCGGTTCCTGCGCGGTCTGAAGCTGGCCGTGCCGGACGCGGACATCACGGTCGTCGGCAACACCGGGGACGACATCCACCTCTTCGGGCTGAAGGTCTGCCCGGACCTCGACACGGTGATGTACACGCTTGGCGACGGCATCAACGAGGAGCAGGGCTGGGGCCGGGCCGACGAGACCTTCCACCTCAAGGAGGAACTCGCCGCGTACGGCGTCGGGCCCGAGTGGTTCGGCCTCGGCGACCGGGACTTCGCCACGCACATCGTGCGGACGCAGATGATCAGTGCCGGGTTTCCGCTGAGCGCGGTCACGGAGGCGCTGTGCGACCGGTGGAAGCCGGGCGTGCGGCTCATCCCGATGACCGACGACCGCGTCGAGACCCATGTCGCCGTCGAGCAGGACGGTGAGCGCAGAGCGATCCACTTCCAGGAGTACTGGGTGCGGCTGCGGGCCTCCGTGCCGGCCGAGGCGATCGTGCCGGTCGGCGCCGAGCAGTCGAAGCCGGCGCCCGGGGTCCTGGAGGCCATCGCCGAGGCGGACGTGATTCTCTTCCCGCCGTCCAACCCCGTCGTCTCCGTCGGCACCATCCTCGCCGTGCCCGGAATCCGGGAGGCGATCGCCGAGGCCGGGGTGCCGGTCGTGGGCCTCTCCCCCATCGTCGGCGACGCGCCCGTGCGCGGTATGGCGGACAAGGTCCTCGCCGCCGTCGGCGTCGAGTCCACCGCCGCGGCCGTCGCCGAGCACTACGGCTCGGGGCTGCTCGACGGCTGGCTCGTCGACACCGTCGACGCGGGCGTCGTCGAGCGTGTCGAGACCGCCGGGATCCGGTGCCGGGCCGTGCCGCTGATGATGACCGACCTGGACGCGACGGCGACGATGGCCCGCGAGGCGCTGGCACTGGCGGAGGAGGTACGGGGAGCGTGA
- a CDS encoding glycosyltransferase: MSVHSHTSAHQDAATPEFPRHVVTAVLVAHDGARWLPDALAGLLGQERPVQSAMAADTGSADDSAQLLSGALGADRVLHLARRTGFGQAVEEANRSAGVLTQDDLAYLRRPSGWDPVTRSWRDDAYDMPELPHGEPVQWLWLLHDDCAPEPDALAQMLRVVENERELGRDDVAVVGPKLRGWYDRRQLLEVGVTIANSGRRWTGLDRREQDQGQHDHVKPSLAVSTAGMLIRRDVFEALGGFDRRLPLMRDDVDLCWRATTAGHRVLVAPEAVVRHAEASSRERRTVDCAGRGSASPHMVDKAGAIYTLLVNSRTAQLPWVLLRIVLGTLVRTVAYLVGKVPGQAVDEIRGLLSVLLRPERIIAGRRRRGRSQLDKGELRPLFPPPGATVRATVEQVAGDLFGTSDAEVPQAGRHGGAIESGPGDDDADFLQVEQFARLKRIARAPGPVLFALLLLASLVACRELLGGGALAGGTLLPAPADSAELWSRYLDGWHPVGAGGAEAAPPYLAIVAMLASLLFGSAGLAVTVLLVASVPLAGFTAYFASRSLVQSRLLRAWAAVVYAFLPAVTGALATGRIGTAVLAILLPLIARAGAAAGGLTTSTGARGSWRATWAYALLLTITTAFTPIVWPIALLLGLGLLAVRRREITAYGPRFLAQLATPLLILAPWSLTLLPFGFFEEAGLEYGGSTATATDLLGISPGGPGTVGGLTLIGVVLAALAALLRAERQLAIRTAWTAALLALVFAVLSNGSTWAGPATLVYGIALLAAATLGADGARFRVAEQSFGWRQPVAVLIALATAVGPLLAAAGWVLGGADGPLERRDPVQVPPFVAEESGTRDQARTLVLDSDSTARVGYTLVRGSGVRLGDAELTAAAGKNEQLDRVVANLVAGSGADQTDELGGFAVRYVLVRPGAPREVSRVLDATPGLSRLSQQDGSALWRVDRQVARVTVEAASGDPKAVAAGPVDVHTTIPAGGSGRVLRLADSADESWTATLDGKPLTPTTVDGWAQGFQLPVDGGRLDVTFDAPVSHTGWLWAQGSLAVVLVVLALPGRRRDVDDDLPEEPVAVPAQDVTGDGRRARRLRAQAEAEAEQPGDPDLPSPPEETPFPTAVPQQQAYGEWETANHVGAGAEYGQYDQQYQGAQQYPAGTYDQQQYQADPHQGGQYDPYASYGGNTAPYDQTYNQGYDATYDPSHGTGADNERPDGSQQ, encoded by the coding sequence ATGTCCGTGCACAGCCACACCTCAGCTCACCAAGACGCTGCCACTCCCGAGTTCCCACGTCATGTGGTGACCGCGGTCCTCGTCGCGCACGACGGCGCCCGCTGGCTGCCCGACGCGCTCGCCGGGCTGCTCGGCCAGGAGCGCCCCGTGCAGAGTGCCATGGCGGCCGACACCGGCAGCGCGGACGACTCCGCCCAGCTCCTTTCCGGCGCCCTCGGCGCGGACCGCGTCCTGCACCTCGCCCGACGGACCGGTTTCGGCCAGGCCGTCGAGGAGGCCAACCGCAGCGCGGGCGTCCTCACCCAGGACGACCTGGCGTACCTGAGGCGCCCCAGCGGCTGGGACCCGGTCACCCGCAGCTGGCGCGACGACGCGTACGACATGCCGGAGCTCCCCCACGGGGAACCGGTCCAGTGGCTGTGGCTGCTGCACGACGACTGCGCCCCCGAGCCCGACGCCCTCGCCCAGATGCTGCGGGTCGTGGAGAACGAACGCGAGCTGGGCCGGGACGACGTCGCCGTAGTCGGCCCCAAGCTGCGCGGCTGGTACGACCGCCGTCAGCTCCTGGAGGTCGGCGTCACCATCGCCAACTCCGGCCGCCGCTGGACCGGCCTGGACCGCCGCGAGCAGGACCAGGGCCAGCACGACCACGTCAAGCCCAGCCTCGCCGTGTCCACCGCCGGCATGCTCATCCGCCGCGACGTCTTCGAGGCACTGGGCGGCTTCGACCGTCGCCTGCCCCTCATGCGTGACGACGTCGACCTGTGCTGGCGCGCCACCACCGCCGGGCACCGCGTCCTCGTCGCCCCTGAAGCCGTCGTACGGCACGCCGAGGCGTCCTCGCGAGAGCGCCGCACCGTCGACTGCGCGGGCCGCGGCTCCGCCTCCCCGCACATGGTCGACAAGGCGGGCGCGATCTACACCCTCCTCGTCAACTCCCGTACGGCACAGCTGCCCTGGGTGCTGCTGCGCATCGTCCTGGGCACCCTGGTCAGGACCGTCGCGTACCTCGTCGGCAAGGTCCCCGGACAGGCCGTCGACGAGATCCGCGGCCTGCTGAGCGTGCTGCTGCGGCCCGAGCGGATCATCGCCGGGCGGCGCAGGCGAGGCCGTTCGCAGCTGGACAAGGGCGAGCTGCGCCCGCTGTTCCCGCCGCCCGGCGCGACCGTCCGGGCCACCGTCGAACAGGTCGCGGGCGATCTGTTCGGCACCTCCGACGCCGAGGTCCCCCAGGCCGGACGGCACGGCGGCGCAATCGAGTCGGGGCCCGGCGACGACGACGCCGACTTCCTGCAGGTCGAGCAGTTCGCCCGGCTCAAGCGCATCGCGCGTGCGCCCGGGCCCGTGCTCTTCGCGCTCCTGCTGCTCGCCTCGCTCGTCGCCTGCCGTGAGCTGCTCGGCGGCGGCGCGCTCGCGGGCGGCACCCTGCTGCCCGCCCCCGCCGATTCCGCCGAGCTGTGGTCGCGCTACCTGGACGGCTGGCACCCGGTCGGCGCGGGCGGCGCCGAGGCCGCACCGCCGTACCTGGCGATCGTGGCCATGCTCGCCTCCCTGCTGTTCGGCTCCGCCGGACTCGCGGTCACCGTGCTCCTCGTGGCGTCCGTGCCCCTGGCCGGCTTCACCGCGTACTTCGCCTCGCGCTCCCTGGTCCAGTCCCGACTGCTGCGCGCCTGGGCGGCCGTCGTGTACGCCTTCCTGCCCGCCGTCACCGGCGCGCTCGCGACCGGCCGCATCGGCACCGCGGTCCTCGCGATCCTGCTGCCCCTCATCGCACGCGCGGGCGCCGCCGCCGGCGGTCTCACCACCAGCACGGGGGCGCGCGGCAGTTGGCGTGCCACCTGGGCGTACGCGCTGCTGCTGACGATCACCACCGCGTTCACCCCCATCGTGTGGCCCATCGCACTGCTCCTCGGCCTCGGCCTCCTCGCCGTGCGCCGCCGTGAGATCACCGCCTACGGCCCGCGCTTCCTCGCCCAGCTGGCCACCCCGCTGCTGATCCTGGCCCCCTGGTCACTGACGCTGCTGCCGTTCGGCTTCTTCGAGGAGGCCGGTCTGGAGTACGGCGGCAGCACGGCCACGGCGACCGATCTGCTCGGCATCAGCCCCGGCGGGCCCGGCACGGTCGGCGGGCTGACCCTCATCGGCGTCGTCCTCGCCGCGCTGGCCGCCCTGCTCCGCGCGGAACGGCAGTTGGCGATCCGGACCGCCTGGACGGCCGCCCTGCTGGCGCTTGTCTTCGCGGTCCTCTCCAACGGCTCCACCTGGGCCGGGCCCGCGACCCTCGTCTACGGCATCGCCCTCCTCGCCGCCGCCACCCTGGGCGCCGACGGGGCACGCTTCCGCGTGGCAGAGCAGAGTTTCGGCTGGCGGCAGCCGGTGGCCGTGCTCATCGCGCTCGCCACCGCCGTCGGCCCGCTGCTGGCCGCCGCCGGATGGGTGCTCGGCGGCGCCGACGGCCCCCTGGAGCGCCGCGACCCCGTGCAAGTGCCCCCGTTCGTCGCCGAGGAGAGCGGCACCCGGGACCAGGCACGCACCCTGGTCCTCGACAGCGACTCCACCGCCAGGGTCGGCTACACCCTGGTCCGGGGCTCCGGCGTCCGCCTCGGCGACGCCGAACTCACCGCCGCCGCCGGAAAGAACGAGCAGCTCGACAGAGTCGTCGCCAACCTTGTCGCGGGCTCCGGCGCCGACCAGACCGACGAACTCGGCGGCTTCGCCGTGCGCTACGTCCTCGTCCGACCTGGCGCGCCCCGCGAGGTCAGCCGCGTCCTGGACGCCACGCCCGGCCTGAGCCGCCTCAGCCAGCAGGACGGCAGCGCCCTGTGGCGGGTGGACCGCCAGGTCGCCCGCGTCACCGTCGAGGCCGCCTCAGGCGACCCGAAGGCCGTCGCCGCGGGCCCCGTCGACGTGCACACCACCATCCCGGCCGGCGGCTCGGGCCGCGTCCTGCGCCTGGCCGACTCCGCCGACGAGTCCTGGACCGCCACCCTCGACGGCAAGCCGCTCACCCCGACCACGGTCGACGGCTGGGCCCAGGGCTTCCAGCTGCCCGTGGACGGCGGCAGGCTGGACGTCACCTTCGACGCCCCCGTCAGCCACACCGGCTGGCTGTGGGCCCAGGGCTCACTCGCCGTCGTCCTCGTGGTCCTCGCCCTGCCCGGCCGCCGCCGGGACGTCGACGACGACCTCCCCGAGGAGCCCGTCGCCGTACCCGCCCAGGACGTCACCGGCGACGGCCGCCGCGCCCGCCGGCTGCGCGCCCAGGCGGAGGCCGAGGCCGAACAGCCCGGCGACCCCGACCTGCCTTCTCCTCCGGAGGAGACCCCGTTCCCCACCGCCGTCCCGCAGCAGCAGGCGTACGGAGAGTGGGAGACCGCGAACCACGTGGGCGCGGGCGCCGAATACGGCCAGTACGACCAGCAGTACCAGGGCGCCCAGCAGTACCCGGCGGGCACGTACGACCAGCAGCAGTACCAGGCCGACCCCCACCAGGGCGGCCAGTACGACCCGTACGCCTCCTACGGGGGCAACACGGCCCCCTACGACCAGACGTACAACCAGGGCTACGACGCGACGTACGACCCGTCGCACGGCACCGGCGCCGACAATGAGCGCCCCGACGGGAGCCAGCAGTGA
- a CDS encoding WhiB family transcriptional regulator, whose protein sequence is MTELVQQLLVDDADEELGWQERALCAQTDPESFFPEKGGSTREAKKVCLACEVRSECLEYALANDERFGIWGGLSERERRRLKKAAV, encoded by the coding sequence ATGACCGAGCTCGTGCAGCAACTGCTGGTCGACGACGCGGACGAAGAACTCGGCTGGCAGGAGCGCGCGCTGTGCGCCCAGACCGATCCCGAGTCCTTCTTCCCCGAGAAGGGCGGCTCGACCCGCGAGGCCAAGAAGGTCTGTCTCGCCTGCGAGGTCCGCTCCGAATGCCTTGAGTACGCCCTCGCCAACGACGAGCGGTTCGGTATCTGGGGCGGCCTGTCGGAGCGCGAACGCCGCCGCCTCAAGAAGGCAGCGGTCTGA
- a CDS encoding metallopeptidase family protein, which yields MDNLVPPRAASAPGPRRRDRHGRGMRGPIAPPQVPLAASRAEVFADLVQDSVERLERRLPQLADIDFLVLEVPRLDGPVDGAWNDEAVPLGGTVAAREGLPARVVVYRRPVEIRTKGRDERAALVHEVVVEQVAELLGLNPETVDPRYGEE from the coding sequence ATGGACAACCTCGTACCGCCCCGCGCCGCATCCGCACCCGGGCCCCGCCGCCGAGACCGGCACGGCAGGGGAATGCGCGGGCCCATCGCGCCGCCTCAGGTGCCGCTCGCGGCAAGCCGTGCGGAGGTGTTCGCGGATCTTGTGCAGGACTCCGTGGAGCGGCTGGAGCGGCGGTTGCCGCAGCTGGCGGACATCGACTTCCTCGTGCTGGAGGTGCCTCGGCTCGACGGGCCCGTCGACGGGGCCTGGAACGACGAGGCTGTGCCGCTCGGCGGGACCGTCGCGGCGCGGGAGGGGCTGCCGGCTCGGGTCGTGGTCTATCGGCGGCCGGTGGAGATTCGTACCAAGGGGCGCGATGAGCGGGCCGCGCTGGTGCATGAGGTCGTGGTGGAGCAGGTGGCCGAGTTGCTGGGGCTCAACCCGGAGACTGTGGATCCCCGGTACGGGGAGGAGTGA